Part of the Halogeometricum sp. S3BR5-2 genome, TCGCCGGCGGCGAGATGTTCGCCGTCGACCCACGGAATCGGCTCCTCGGGGTCGGGCGCCCGGTAGCTCTCGGGACGGACGAACCGCGACGGCGAGACGGGGCGCGCGCGGGTCCGTTCGGGGGCGACGGTGAACTCCGCCGAGCGATAGACGCCTGCGCAGTAGCGTTCGAGGGCCTCCCCGAGCGCTTTCATGAACGCGGCGTCCCAGTCGGCGTCGACGCCGGCGGCGAACTCGGCGGCCCGAGCGTCGCTGAAGCCGCGCGTGTCCGCCGTCTGCGCGAGGTAGTACGGTACGGGGAACGACTTGCGTTCGCCCACCTGCGCGACGAGGCCCGTCCGGTCGTCGAGGGCGCGTTCGGCGCGGGCGAGGGCGTCGTCGACGGACGCCTCGCGGTAGTCGCGGCTGAGTTCCCGAGAACGGTCGGTCGGATTCGGAACCGGGAGGACGGGTCGTTCGGCGGCGACGCCGGTGCCGGCCACCTCCGCGACGGTTCCCGCCACCGAGTCGTCGCCGGTCAGGAGGGCGACGGCCCGGCGGCCCGCGAGGGCGCCCGCGAACCGGACGGCGCTCCGGTCGCCCGACGGCGACCCCTCGGCCTCCGTCGTGGCGGCGACTCTCGTCCGCAGGTCGGCGTAGCGGGTCGACCCGGAGAAGACGGAGACGGCGGCGTCGAGGGCGGGGACGGGGACGCCGCCGACGCCGCCGAGTTCGACGACGACGAGGCGGTCGACGCTCCCGTCGACGGTCCGCGGCGCGGCGGCGCCGGCGGGGGCGACGACCACCGCGAGGGCGCTCTCGCCGTCGACGCCGTCGGGCGTCGTCTCGGTCGCCTCGGCGTCGCAGTCCGCGAGGGCCGCGCGGACCGCCTCGGCGGCCGGACCGCTCCCGACGAGTGTGATGTCGTGCGTTGTCACGGTCGGGCAGAGGAGAGAGCGAAGGAAAAATCGAGGGGATACGGGTCGAGGCGGCGCTCCGCGCGTCGGTGCGCGGGTCAGCGAAACCCCGCTACGTCAGGAGGCTCTGTGCGACGCCCGCGAGTTGGTCGGGGTCGGAGTTGACGAGTCGGTCCTCGCCGAGTTTGAGGCGGAGGCGGGGTCGACCCACGTCGATGGGCACCTTCTCCGTGGCGATGAGGCCCATCTCTTCGAGTTTGGTCTTCGTGCGGGAGAACGTCGCCTTCGAGGCGATGCCGACGTCCTCGCCCCACTTCGAGATGTCGTAGAGCAGCACCTCGTTCTTCGCGGCGACGAGGAGGCTGATGGTCACCTCGTCGAGGCCGTCGCCGTCGCCGCGCGCCGTCTGCAGCGACGAGAGGACGGCGTCGAAGTCCGTCCGGGCGTCGGGGCTGATCTCCGTTTCGAGGCTGGCGCGCACCTGCGTGATGGGCGGGGTCCGGAGTTTGTACTCCGGGGCCTCCTCCCACATCGTGGTGTAGGTGCCGCGGGCGGCCTCGACGAACTCCTCGTCGGTCGTCACCAGGCCGGCGACGTGGTCGCCGGCGGTGACCAGCGAGACGACGGCCTCGTCGGTGACGAGGAGGGCGTTCTCCGCTCTGTCGCCGGAGGTCCGCATCGACAGCGACCCCTCGTCGACGAGGTCCGCCGCGTTGCTCGCGACGATGAAGTCGTCCATGACCTCCTTCAGGGTCGATTCGTCGGCGACGAGTCGCATCTCCGGAAGGTCGCCGTCGTGTTCGGAGGCGACGGTAACCAGCGTGTCGATGACGTCCGACGTCGGATCCACCACTAGCACCTCGCCCGTGCCCGAGTCGAGAACCGTCCGAAGGATGCTCTCGACCCCCTCTGTGAGCATGTTCGAGCTGATGGTCATGACTTAGAATAGAGCCGCGAGAATATTTAATATTAACGCAAACCGACTATCAGAATCAACGGGTAGCGCCTTATATCAAGCAGTCTGCAAAGGAATTGCGAATATTCTCTCAGAATTTATACCAGATTCATTCCATTGAATAAACGTCGGCTCCGCCTGTATCAGTCGTCGCGTCGAGCGTAACGAACTGACGTCCGGCGTTTCGGGGGACGCCGGGAGTCGGAACGCTTCTCAGGTCAACTCTCGATAGAGGTCCCCCGACCAGTGGATGTCGCCGTCGTAGATGACGGGGATATCGGTACGGTCGAGGAAGTCCATGAGGTCCGACGCGTCGAGGTCCGTGCGGCGCGAGGTGCCCAAGAGGTGCGAGCGTTCGTCCTCGGGGAACGGCGGGGCGTAGATACCGCCCGCGACGCGCGGGGAGTTCGTGTCGTACTTCAGGCGGTAGGAGCCGTCGTCGTTCTCGTCGATGGTCGCCACCGCGGGCGCCGGGATGCCCGGTTCCGTGAGCACGTGCGTCCCGTCGCCGACGACGGTGTAGTCTTTCCCCATGATGATTCGGCGGCGGGCGAGCGCCAGCGCCCGTTCGAGGCTGAAGCCGTTGATAAGTAGGCGGACGAACGTCGTGCCGACGCGGGCGGCGTGGCCGTCGAGCACCTTGTCGAACGTCACCGCGCCCGCGACGCTGCCCTTCTCGACGAGTTCGAGCCCCTCGTAGTAGGAGCCGCAGGCGTTGAGGAAGAACGTCTCGACGTTCGACTCCTCGATGTTCTCGATTGCGAGGTTGCCGTCGACGCACCGGAGGCCGGACTCGTCGCAGTGGCCGATGTAGTGGACCAGGTCGTGGTGCGTCTCGAACACCTCGGCGAGTTCCGCGCGGGTGGTCCGCTTTTTCACCTCCACCTCGATGTCGAGGCCGGCGGGACCGGACTCGTAAATCTCCGCCGCGTCGGTGTACTCGTCTATCATCCGCTTGTCGTTGAGGACGGCGACCACCGACAGCGACTGGGGGTCCTCGGGGTACCGCGAGCGGTGCTCGTACGCCTCCGGAATCGACTTGAACACGTCGATGGGGACGCCCTCGGCCAACCAGCCGTGGACGCGCCCCGCCCCGAGGACGGGTTTCACCGGATTCACGTCCGGGGCGTCGCCGGAGGCGGACCGGTTCCGGTCCCCGCCCTCCGGGTCGCCGGCGCGGTAGAAGTCGTCCAGCGACCGCGAGAGGCGCTCGTCGGTCCCGAGCGGTTTCGCCTCCGGGAGGAACACGTTCGGCACGTTCGGCAGCAGGTACGGGAGCGTCCGGACGTGGTCGTACGTCGGCGAGACGTACATCGACAGGTGCCAGTCGGGCAGTCGGTTCGACACCGCCTCGAACGGCGCGTCGAGGTAGGCCTCCAGTCGGGTGCCGGCGTCCGCGCGGTACAGCGACTCGGCGTCGAGGTCCACCTCCGACAGGAGGTCGGTCTCGGCCACGTCCCGGCCGTTCGGTCCCGCGCCGCGGACGAGACAGTCGAAGAGGAACGCCCGACGGAGGATGCGCGCTACCTCCGCTTGGTAGCCGGGATTCGGGTCGAACTCGCGTTCGAGGTTCGCCGTCCGGAGCGTCGGCCACGCGTCCTCGTCGTCGGCGATTCGCACGTCGGCGCCGAGATAGTGGACGAGCGACGACGCCGGGACGAGGTAGTCGAGACTGGGCGGCAGTTCGAGCACGACCGAGGCGTCCGGGCGCCGAGCGACGACGCTGTCCGGAATCGAGAACTGCTCGCCGTACTCGATGCGCGGCGGGGGCGCCCGCATCTCGGGGAGCGACCGGTCGGGCGTCGCCGTCAGGTGGCCGGCCGGCATCACCGACAGTGCCGTCGCCACTCCCTCCGGCGACCGGGGGACGGTGACCGTCTCCGGCCGCTCGGAGCGGTCGCCGACGCCGACGGTGACGGCCCGTCGCTCCGGGAACGAGAGGACGGGCGCGCCGCCGGCGTCGGTCAGCGTCGCGGCGCCGTCGAAGCGGACGAAGACGACGGCCGCCCCCTCGACGCGGAGGAGGTGGGGGGCGTCCGGAAGCTGTACGGTCCCCTCCGCGGGTGCCGTCGGCTCCTGCTCCGCCTCCGAGTCGACGCGCTGGAGTCGGAGCAGCCCCGGCGGGAGTCTGAGTGCGGTCGCCTCGCCGCCGGCCGCGTCGACCGCGGCGCGCGGGAGGTCGTGCTGCGGGTCGCTCGCCGCCCACCCCTCGGCGGCGACGACCGCAGAAGCGGTGCCGGGACCCACCGCTTGGACCCCGGCGTCGGTCGCCTTCACCTTGACCATCAGGTACACTCGAAAGCGGGGTTTGACAGGTTTATGTCTATCGCCGAAATGGGCCGAGTGAGCGGCTGAGACGCCTCTACTACGACTTGAATGTTGTGGCCGAATTCGCGAGCGTACGCACGAGCGTGCACAGAGACGGCGGCCGAGACTGCCAAGGTGGACACATTTATTGGGAGCACGGACGCCGGTTGGAACATGGACCACAGCCACGTCCGCGGCGTCGACCCCGCGGTCGCCGACGCGTTGGAGGGCGAAGCGGAACGACAGCGAAACACGCTGGCCATGATCGCCAGCGAGAACCACGTGAGCGAAGCGGTGATGCAGGCGCAGGGGAGCGTCCTCACGAACAAGTACGCCGAGGGCTACCCCGGCTCTCGCTACTACGCGGGCTGTGAGTACGCCGACGAGGTGGAGGAACTCGCCGTCGACCGCGCGAAGGAACTGTGGGGCGCAGAGCACGTCAACGTCCAACCGCACTCGGGCACGCAGGCCAACATGGGGGTCTACCTCGCGATGCTCGACCCCGGCGACAAGATACTCTCGCTCGAACTCAGCCACGGCGGCCACCTGAGCCACGGCCACCCGGCGAACTTCACGGGGCAGACCTACGAAGTCGAGCAGTACCACGTCGACCCCGACACCGGCTACATCGACTACGACGCTCTCGCGGACCAGGCCGAGGAGTTCGAACCGGACATCATCGTCTCGGGCTACTCCGCGTACCCGCGCGTCGTCGAGTGGGAGACCATTCAGGACGTCGCCGACGACGTCGGTGCCTACCACCTCGCGGACATCGCCCACATCACCGGACTCGTCGCCGCGGGCGTCCACCCCTCGCCGGTCGGCGTCGCCGACTTCGTGACGGGGTCGACGCACAAGACCATCCGCGCGGGTCGCGGCGGCATCATCATGACCACGGAGGAGCACGCCGACGCCGTCGACAAGGCCGTCTTCCCCGGCGCGCAGGGCGGTCCCCTCATGCACAACATCGCCGGCAAGGCGGTCGGATTCAAGGAGGCCTTGGAGCCCGAGTTCGAGGAGTACGCCGAGCGCACCGTCGCGAACGCGCGGGCCCTCGCGGAGACGTTCGAGGACGAGGGCATCGAAGTCGTCTCCGGCGGCACCGACAACCACCTCGTCCTCGCCGACCTGCGTCCCTCGCACCCCGACACGACGGGGAAGGACGTCGAGGCCGCCCTCGAAGAGGCGGGCATCGTCCTCAACGCCAACACCGTCCCCGGCGAGACGCGGTCGGCGTTCAACCCCAGCGGTATCCGCGCGGGCACGGCCGGTCTGACCACGCGCGCGTTCGACGAGGACGCCGTCCGCGAGGTGGGCGAACTCATTGCCCGCGTCGTCGACGACCACGACGACGAGGAGACGGTCGACGCCGTCTCCGACCGCGTGCGGGAACTCTGCGAGGAGCACCCCCTGTACCCCTGAGGCGCCGAGCGCGACCCGCGGATTGTATGCACGTGCATGGTTATCGAAGTCGCTTTTACCGACGGAGTATGCACGAATCCGCGTGATTGAAGTGCGGCGGCCGCGGCGGTTGAGACATGACGGAGATAATCGACGGCGACGCAGTCGCCGCCGAGGTGCGAACCGGTCTCGCCGACGCGATGGACGCCCTCGCCGACGCGGGCGCGACGCCCTGTCTCGCAACCGTCCTGATGAGTAACGACCCCGCCAGCGAGACGTACGTCTCGATGAAACACTCGGACTGCGAGGAGGTGGGCATCGAGGCGCGTGACTACGAGATAGACCCCGAGGCGCCCGCCGACGAACTGTACGCCACCATCGACGAACTGAACGCCGACCCGTCGGTCCACGGCATCCTCGTGCAGATGCCCCTCCCGGGCCACGTCGACGAGCGAGAGGTGCTCCGGCGCGTCGACCCCGCCAAGGACGTCGACGGCTTCCACCCCGAGAACGTGGGCCGCCTCGTCGCGGGACACCCCCGATACAAGCCCTGCACGCCCCACGGCATCCAGAAGCTCCTCGCCTCGGCGGACGTCGAGACGGAGGGGGCGGACGCCGTCGTCGTCGGCCGGTCGAACATCGTCGGCAAGCCGATGGCGAACCTCCTCCTGCAGAAGTCGGAGACGGGCAACGCGACGGTGACGGTGTGTCACTCCCGCACCGAGGACCTCGCGGCGAAGACGCGCGCCGCGGACATCGTCGTCGCCGCCGCGGGCGTCCCCGAGATGATAGACGGCGAGATGCTCTCGGAAGGCTGTACCGTCATCGACGTCGGTATCAACCGCGTCGAGGCGGACACCGAGAAGGGCTACGAACTCGTCGGCGACGTCGAGTACGAGTCGGCGAAGGAGAAGGCGGGCGCCATCACGCCCGTCCCCGGCGGCGTCGGGCCGATGACGCGCGCGATGCTGCTGTGGAACACGGTGAAGGCGGCGGGCGACGCCGAGGGCGTCGCCGTCGACCTGCCGTAGCCGCGACTCCTCAGCTCCCGCCACGTCGCCGCCGTCTATCGGTGCGTACAGACGACCAGTCGCTCCTCCTCGCGCGCGACGCAGAACCGCGCGTTCTCGCCCACGTCGAAGGAGTGCGCCCCGCGTTCGGTGAGGAGGAGGCGGTCGAAGGCGTCGCCGCAGGCCGGACAGGGGACGCCCTCGCGGTTCTCGTACAGCGTCACGTCGCCGTCGTCGCGGAGCAGTTTCATCCGGTGGCGGGCGGCGTGTTGGTCGAATCGGTCGGCCATCGGCGGTGAACGGGGGCCGGGAACGAAAGGCGTTGCCCTCCCCGCTACCCGAGGCGCGACAGTCGGTCCCGGGCGTTCGCCAGCGCCGACTCGTCGCCCTCCCGGGCGTAGGCGGCGAGTTCGCGGGCGGCGCGGACGAGCGCTTCCGAGTGCTCGACGGGCACGTCGCCCTGCAGGGCCTCGGCGCGCTTGAGGTGCTCGCCGAGCGTCGAGAGCGTCCGCCGGGCCTCGGGGCGCGACTCCCCCTCCAGCCACGTCGAGAAGTCGCGTCGGAAGGCGTTCAGCGACTCCGCGTAGGCGAGTCCGCGCGCGGCCGACATCGTTTCGGGGACCGCCTCGGGCGCCGGCCGGTCGCCGCGTTCGACGCCGTTCAGGAGCGAGAGCACGTACAGTTCCGTCGCCTCGTCGGGGTCGCGGCGGCGGCCGTACACGTCCATCGCGTGCAGCAGTTCGCGCGCCGCGAGGTAGGTGTCGTCGGGGTCGCGGAGTTCCCCGCCGCTGATGAACCCGCGCGCCCGGAGGTAGCTCCGCAGGTCGGTCTTCAGGTCGTCGGCGACGGCCGCTATCGACTCCGCCTCCGCCGCGGCGCGGTGCGCGGAGAGGTCGAGTTCCTCGGCGCTGTCGGTGTGGCGCGCTCGCCCGCCGACGCCGACGCTCCGCATGCTGCCGCAGGCCGGGCAGGCGACTTCGCCCGTGTCGTAGTACGACCACTCGTGCCCGCAGGACTTGCACCGCCGGCGACCCCGAATCTCCATGTGCGGACGTGCGCGGTCCCCGGACAAAAGCCCGACGCCGCGAGCGGCCGGGGGCGATGCTCGACCGCCTCCCCCGCATCAGGTTGATGGGTCCGACGGCCCTACCCGCTCTATGCGCTCAGAGGAGGAGATCAGAGAGCAGTACGAGTTCCTCGCCGAGGAACTGGCGTCCGAAGAGATGCGCCACAGCGGTGTGAGGGAACTGTTCACACACTACAAGCGCGCCCTGGGGTGGGTTCTCGAGGAAGAGCACATGTGAGCGGGTCAATCACGACAAGGGGCAATCCTCACGCGTGCCGATATCTTTAATACAGGCAAGTGAATAAGTACAGGTGACGCTTCGCTTTGGAGGGCCGAAGCGTCAGCGGGGACCAATTCAGGGCGGCAAGCATCCACGCGATTTTCGCGTGGCTTGCTTCCTTTTCCGATACTCACGTTCCGGAGCGACTGCGTTCTCGACGCGGGTCGTCGCACGAACCCGAGAGCGACGGCGTCGACTTCCGAAATTCGGTACGAGTGGTACGACCGCCGACAGAAACTGGCGGCCAGAACGGCCGGATTCACCGCGTACACGTGCGGTGCCGGTCGTTCCGCTCCGATATACTTATTCCAGCCAGACAATAAGGAACCAATCGAAAGTACCGATGTACGACTTGACAGGATTTCAGCGTGACCTA contains:
- a CDS encoding DUF7385 family protein — its product is MADRFDQHAARHRMKLLRDDGDVTLYENREGVPCPACGDAFDRLLLTERGAHSFDVGENARFCVAREEERLVVCTHR
- a CDS encoding bifunctional methylenetetrahydrofolate dehydrogenase/methenyltetrahydrofolate cyclohydrolase, with product MTEIIDGDAVAAEVRTGLADAMDALADAGATPCLATVLMSNDPASETYVSMKHSDCEEVGIEARDYEIDPEAPADELYATIDELNADPSVHGILVQMPLPGHVDEREVLRRVDPAKDVDGFHPENVGRLVAGHPRYKPCTPHGIQKLLASADVETEGADAVVVGRSNIVGKPMANLLLQKSETGNATVTVCHSRTEDLAAKTRAADIVVAAAGVPEMIDGEMLSEGCTVIDVGINRVEADTEKGYELVGDVEYESAKEKAGAITPVPGGVGPMTRAMLLWNTVKAAGDAEGVAVDLP
- a CDS encoding YcaO-like family protein; this translates as MTTHDITLVGSGPAAEAVRAALADCDAEATETTPDGVDGESALAVVVAPAGAAAPRTVDGSVDRLVVVELGGVGGVPVPALDAAVSVFSGSTRYADLRTRVAATTEAEGSPSGDRSAVRFAGALAGRRAVALLTGDDSVAGTVAEVAGTGVAAERPVLPVPNPTDRSRELSRDYREASVDDALARAERALDDRTGLVAQVGERKSFPVPYYLAQTADTRGFSDARAAEFAAGVDADWDAAFMKALGEALERYCAGVYRSAEFTVAPERTRARPVSPSRFVRPESYRAPDPEEPIPWVDGEHLAAGDAVSVPAEFVHHPPPDARHKPPITTGLGLGNSGAEALLSGLYEVIERDATMLSWYSSFDPLALDVADEGYRELAKRARAEDLTATALLVTQDVDVPVVAAVVHREGEWPRFAAGSDASLDPADAARSALAEALQNWMELRTMGPERSAAEEGAIGEYADFPAAARRFVDAGTAVPAESVGPDEMPAGENELAAVLERVSEAGLDAYAVRTTTEDVAELGFEAVRVLIPEAQPLFQGDPFFGERAETVPAELGFEAALDRPYHPFP
- the glyA gene encoding serine hydroxymethyltransferase; this translates as MDHSHVRGVDPAVADALEGEAERQRNTLAMIASENHVSEAVMQAQGSVLTNKYAEGYPGSRYYAGCEYADEVEELAVDRAKELWGAEHVNVQPHSGTQANMGVYLAMLDPGDKILSLELSHGGHLSHGHPANFTGQTYEVEQYHVDPDTGYIDYDALADQAEEFEPDIIVSGYSAYPRVVEWETIQDVADDVGAYHLADIAHITGLVAAGVHPSPVGVADFVTGSTHKTIRAGRGGIIMTTEEHADAVDKAVFPGAQGGPLMHNIAGKAVGFKEALEPEFEEYAERTVANARALAETFEDEGIEVVSGGTDNHLVLADLRPSHPDTTGKDVEAALEEAGIVLNANTVPGETRSAFNPSGIRAGTAGLTTRAFDEDAVREVGELIARVVDDHDDEETVDAVSDRVRELCEEHPLYP
- a CDS encoding DUF7117 family protein; protein product: MEIRGRRRCKSCGHEWSYYDTGEVACPACGSMRSVGVGGRARHTDSAEELDLSAHRAAAEAESIAAVADDLKTDLRSYLRARGFISGGELRDPDDTYLAARELLHAMDVYGRRRDPDEATELYVLSLLNGVERGDRPAPEAVPETMSAARGLAYAESLNAFRRDFSTWLEGESRPEARRTLSTLGEHLKRAEALQGDVPVEHSEALVRAARELAAYAREGDESALANARDRLSRLG
- the tbsP gene encoding transcriptional regulator TbsP, which codes for MTISSNMLTEGVESILRTVLDSGTGEVLVVDPTSDVIDTLVTVASEHDGDLPEMRLVADESTLKEVMDDFIVASNAADLVDEGSLSMRTSGDRAENALLVTDEAVVSLVTAGDHVAGLVTTDEEFVEAARGTYTTMWEEAPEYKLRTPPITQVRASLETEISPDARTDFDAVLSSLQTARGDGDGLDEVTISLLVAAKNEVLLYDISKWGEDVGIASKATFSRTKTKLEEMGLIATEKVPIDVGRPRLRLKLGEDRLVNSDPDQLAGVAQSLLT